The genomic DNA CGGAGGCTCTCGCCGGCGAAGCCGGCCATCCGGCGGCCGAGCACCTGGACGAGTCCCGTTCGGCTGATGCCGCCGCTCAGGATCAGCATCGCCAGGACGGTGATCGTCGCTTCGTTCGCGAACCCGGAGATACCGGTCTCGGGGTCGACGCCCGTCCAGGGCTCGAGCACCACCAGCACGACGATCAGGAGGATCGCGGTCACGTCGATCGGCAGCCGCTCGGTGAGAAAGAGGACGAGCGCGAGGCCGACGACGCCGAAGACGACGAACATGTCCGTCGTCGCGTCGGGTTGCGTGGGAGTCGTTTGTGCGAGAAAATCGCACGCCGCCAGCGGCATGCATCGACCCACACCGGCCCCACATGTACCAATTCTGTTGAGAATGGGAACAGTGTCGCGGCGATGTCGGTCGGCGAAACCGTCGCCTTTACTCGCGCCGGCCCCGCGGATTCGAGTATGAACACCGATGCGAGCGAGGAATTCGAGGCGTTCGAAGTGATTCCGGCAGTCGACATCCAGGACGGGGAGGTCGTCCAGCTCGTGCAGGGGGAACGCGGCACGGAGAAGACCTACGGCGATCCCGTAGAGGCCGCCCGCCGATGGATCGACGCCGGTGCCGGGACGCTCCACCTCGTCGATCTCGACGGCGCGTTCGAGGGCGAACGGCGGAACGCCGACGCCATCGACGCGGTCCTCGAGACCGCCGACGTCCCCACGCAACTGGGCGGCGGGATCCGCACCGCCGACGACGCCGTCGACCTGCTCGAGCGCGGCGTCGACCGCGTCATCCTCGGTACTGCGGCGGTCGACGATCCCGACATCGTCGCCGAGATCAGCGAGTCGTACCCGGACAGCGTCGTCGTCAGCCTCGACGCGAAAGACGGCGAGGTCGTGGTCGAAGGGTGGACCGAGGGGGCCGGGATCTCCCCCGTCGAAGCCGCCGAGCGATACGCGGACCTCGGTGCCGCCGCGATCCTCTTCACCAACGTCGACGTCGAGGGGCAACTCGAGGGCGTCGCGACCGAGCCGGTCCGCGAACTGGTCGACGCGACCGACATCCCCGTGATCGCCAGCGGGGGCGTCGCGACCCTCGAGGACGTGCGGGCGCTCGAGGACGCCGGCGCGGCAGCGGTCGTCGTCGGCAGCGCGCTCTACGAGGGCAACTTCACGCTCGCGGACGCGCAGGCCGCAGTCGATGACGTCTGACTGGCGGAGTTCGGCGATCCGGCGAACCGAACACAGTATCGTCGGGAGAACATCGCGAAACAGCCGAACGCGGCCCAGTGGTATCCGTTACCGGACCATCGAAAGAAAGTAGTTCCAATCGGAACACGAATCGAGAGATGACGAGTGTTTGTGATCTCACATCCGACGATGCACAGGCGCTGACCGCACTATACGAGGACTACGAGTGGTGGGCTGACCGCGACGTGAGCGACGTCCGCGAAGCGCTCGCCAACACGGAGGTCGCCGTCGCGGACTCGAGGAAGACGGCGAACTCGTCGCCGCAGCGCGGGTCCTGACCGACTACACGTATTACGCGAACGTCTTCGATGTCATCGTCGCTGCCGACCGTCGGGGTCAGGGAGTCGGC from Natrinema salaciae includes the following:
- the hisA gene encoding 1-(5-phosphoribosyl)-5-[(5-phosphoribosylamino)methylideneamino]imidazole-4-carboxamide isomerase, producing the protein MNTDASEEFEAFEVIPAVDIQDGEVVQLVQGERGTEKTYGDPVEAARRWIDAGAGTLHLVDLDGAFEGERRNADAIDAVLETADVPTQLGGGIRTADDAVDLLERGVDRVILGTAAVDDPDIVAEISESYPDSVVVSLDAKDGEVVVEGWTEGAGISPVEAAERYADLGAAAILFTNVDVEGQLEGVATEPVRELVDATDIPVIASGGVATLEDVRALEDAGAAAVVVGSALYEGNFTLADAQAAVDDV